The proteins below come from a single Verrucomicrobiota bacterium genomic window:
- a CDS encoding lamin tail domain-containing protein, whose amino-acid sequence MRRLAVLFTISLCSLFPVLNVARADSVVVFNEIMYHPATNEAALEWVELYNQMAVDVEIGSWSIQGAVQYQFPAGTIIPGGGYLVIAASPLDLAALSGITNLCGPFTGRLGNGGQTLELRNNSDRLMDTVSYGTDGDWPVAPDGSGVSLAKRDQDLGSALAANWVASNEVGGSPGRQNFPRQTYVLTNNTPLILYGAWKYNDAGNDLGTNWRSAGFNDTDWTSGAAFFQAGPVPGTQAVASVFSSGLGTNGVVMSPGTADPHYWLTISAQSTPPPPDISATVISNHPSWLTNDATSSWLGPVNPGSTSVAAGRYNYRTLFSLDGYNPASMTLFLNMAVDNRITNVVLNGALLGISNAGFSAAVLGTNFVVTNGFVAGTNTLDFLTINDGTSANPGGFRAKLAGYARLTNATQLASGRTTYYFRTQFAFSGSPELASLKLSTALADGAIFYLNGTEVLRLNLPADTVTSSTYASSNVPSPTMQGPLTLPSAYLASGTNVLAVEVHSASGVTNDVWFGASLAIIQTNSLALPPFALAFNEITSATNTNFWVELINYGTTNLNLGGCTLLRQGSQTNREYVFPSQVLAPGTALQVTRDTLGFAADPGDQLFLYRPGRTNVLDAVVAKHADRARWPDGAGQWRHPSLLTPGSSNVFQFHKEIVINEIMYHAPGASSEAWVELYNRSNNAVDLTGWRLDSGVSYAFDVGTLIPAGGYLVVANDPVLMRSNYPGITVVGPYSGKLSGHGDTLTLKDANDNPVNEVRYFDGGRWPSYADGGGASLELKDPWADNTKPEVWASSIESGHSSWSNYTYSAMATNVLGPTNWNEFVLGLLDTGECLLDDLHVVESPDTSPVELLQNGDFETGLSAWRILGTHSHSTVETDPDNAANHVLHLVATGPTGHMHNHLETTLANTRAVTNGRVFRISFRAKWLAGNNRLNTRLYFNRAAKTTVLPMAAQHGTPGARNSTYVSNLGPTFGSFSHSPVVPQPGEAVTISATASDPQGISQMKLWWATNGGAWQSSVMSPATGSTEWGYTNYAATLSGMTTGTLVQFYIQATDALGATATFPAEGTNSRALFRVDEGKSLMSQLHRFRLLMLPAEADLLHAHTNVMSNDRVKLTVVYDEREVFYNVGLHLQSSERGRDVTTRVGYTVQFPLDHLFRGVHDGFSMDRSGGYSGLGGKHDEIILWHAINHAGNIPGMYNDLAQVFAPRTSEDGTAMLRMASYGPEFLGTQYKNGADGALYKMELIYYPSNSATGDPQAPKLPQPDGVLGVEIKDWGDDVENYRWVFLQDNHADVDDYSQIVALNKAFSLTGTALDTQTRQLMDVDQWMRTLAYLALVGAGDIFSYGNNHNFLIYFRPEDGKALAFPFDMDYGEVKAYNYAFPGNSSANTYKINMLPNNYRCYYEHLLDITTSTMNSAYLSSWGGRYAGLLGQNWTSLVNYLDQRATYVRSTMPLNTTFGITNNAGLNFSTTNNYALLSGNASLTVKFIEINGIRYPLSWTNLTNWSILVPLVEVTNRLTAQGVDAYGNRLTNATASITVTNLGLLAPRPVVINEWMADNGGPGGYPDPLDGAFQDWFELFNPNYQSVDLSGFTLTDTLTEPAKWTIPTNTVIGPRSFLVVWADNDTTQNGQGTNRDLHANFKLNNSGEVIAMFSTNGTLQHVVTFGQQYQNVSQGLYPDGNTNTYYFMTNWSPNATNRLGAPPSPNIATTITLTNGAFSFGLPAILGRAYRVEYRNNLGTNVWIPYATNRSYGGDVSVTDAIGGRKERYYRVVILP is encoded by the coding sequence ATGCGTAGACTGGCCGTATTGTTTACGATCAGTTTGTGCTCCCTATTTCCCGTATTGAATGTAGCCCGTGCGGATAGCGTGGTGGTCTTTAATGAAATCATGTACCACCCGGCGACCAATGAGGCCGCACTTGAATGGGTGGAGTTGTATAACCAAATGGCGGTGGATGTGGAGATTGGTAGCTGGAGCATTCAAGGGGCGGTTCAATATCAGTTTCCGGCGGGTACAATCATTCCCGGGGGTGGGTATTTGGTGATAGCCGCCTCGCCCTTGGATTTGGCGGCACTCTCAGGAATCACCAATCTCTGCGGGCCATTTACCGGCCGGTTGGGCAATGGTGGTCAGACCCTTGAGCTTAGGAACAATAGCGATCGGCTCATGGATACGGTGTCTTATGGCACAGATGGCGATTGGCCGGTGGCCCCGGACGGATCGGGGGTATCCCTGGCCAAACGCGACCAGGATTTGGGCAGTGCTCTGGCTGCGAATTGGGTTGCCAGCAATGAGGTGGGGGGGAGTCCGGGACGCCAAAACTTTCCCCGCCAAACCTATGTATTGACGAATAACACACCGCTTATCCTTTACGGTGCGTGGAAGTACAATGATGCTGGTAACGATTTAGGCACCAATTGGCGTTCCGCAGGTTTTAATGATACGGATTGGACTTCCGGTGCGGCGTTTTTTCAAGCTGGCCCGGTACCGGGTACGCAAGCAGTGGCATCGGTATTCAGCAGCGGGCTGGGGACAAATGGTGTAGTAATGTCACCAGGAACGGCAGATCCGCATTATTGGTTGACCATTTCCGCCCAGTCCACCCCGCCACCGCCGGATATTTCGGCAACCGTGATTTCGAATCATCCCAGTTGGTTGACCAATGATGCGACCTCGTCCTGGTTGGGGCCGGTGAATCCGGGATCAACTTCGGTGGCAGCAGGGCGCTATAATTACCGAACATTGTTTAGCTTGGATGGTTATAATCCGGCTTCCATGACCCTTTTTCTGAATATGGCGGTGGATAATCGCATTACCAATGTGGTCCTTAACGGGGCACTGCTGGGCATTAGCAACGCAGGATTTTCCGCTGCGGTCCTGGGCACAAATTTTGTGGTGACCAATGGTTTTGTGGCCGGGACGAATACGTTGGATTTCTTAACCATCAATGATGGTACTTCTGCCAATCCTGGCGGTTTTCGGGCCAAACTGGCAGGATATGCGCGCCTGACCAATGCAACCCAACTCGCCAGTGGTCGCACCACGTATTATTTTCGCACCCAGTTTGCTTTCAGTGGCAGTCCGGAACTGGCCTCGTTGAAATTGAGCACGGCGCTTGCGGATGGCGCCATATTTTATCTGAATGGCACTGAGGTGTTGCGGCTGAATCTTCCCGCCGACACAGTGACATCCTCCACCTATGCCTCATCTAATGTGCCCAGTCCAACCATGCAGGGGCCGCTCACTCTGCCGTCCGCTTATTTGGCGAGCGGCACCAATGTGCTGGCCGTGGAAGTGCATTCGGCGTCGGGCGTAACCAATGATGTCTGGTTTGGCGCTTCGCTTGCTATAATCCAAACCAACTCACTGGCGCTGCCGCCTTTTGCTTTGGCCTTTAATGAGATTACGTCAGCTACCAATACCAATTTTTGGGTTGAACTGATTAATTATGGCACGACCAATCTGAATCTGGGCGGCTGCACCTTGCTGCGGCAAGGCAGTCAAACGAATCGGGAATATGTGTTTCCCTCCCAGGTTTTGGCGCCAGGAACCGCTTTGCAGGTTACCCGGGATACACTTGGCTTTGCCGCTGATCCGGGGGATCAGCTATTTTTGTACCGGCCAGGACGCACCAATGTTTTGGATGCCGTGGTGGCCAAACATGCGGATCGCGCACGCTGGCCGGATGGCGCCGGGCAGTGGCGGCATCCATCCCTGCTGACGCCGGGTTCTTCCAATGTATTCCAGTTTCATAAAGAGATCGTCATCAATGAAATCATGTATCACGCTCCCGGAGCGTCGTCTGAAGCCTGGGTGGAGTTATACAATCGCAGCAATAACGCTGTGGATCTGACGGGCTGGCGGTTGGATTCCGGAGTCAGCTATGCTTTTGACGTGGGGACATTGATTCCAGCAGGTGGCTATCTCGTGGTGGCCAATGATCCGGTACTCATGCGCTCCAATTATCCCGGGATTACGGTGGTGGGTCCGTATTCCGGCAAGCTTTCGGGGCATGGCGACACCCTCACGCTCAAGGATGCGAACGACAATCCAGTCAATGAAGTGCGTTATTTCGATGGTGGACGCTGGCCATCTTACGCCGATGGCGGGGGAGCCAGCCTCGAACTCAAAGACCCCTGGGCGGACAACACCAAACCGGAAGTCTGGGCTTCCAGCATTGAATCCGGCCATTCCAGTTGGAGTAATTACACCTATAGTGCGATGGCCACTAATGTGTTGGGGCCAACGAACTGGAATGAGTTTGTTCTGGGTTTGTTGGATACGGGCGAATGCCTGCTGGATGACTTGCATGTTGTGGAATCGCCCGATACCAGCCCGGTGGAATTGCTTCAGAATGGTGATTTTGAAACCGGGTTGTCCGCGTGGCGCATCCTGGGTACTCATAGTCATTCCACCGTGGAGACGGACCCGGATAATGCCGCCAATCATGTCTTGCACCTGGTTGCCACCGGGCCCACCGGGCACATGCATAATCATTTGGAAACCACGTTGGCCAATACTCGAGCGGTCACCAATGGGCGCGTTTTTCGAATTTCTTTCCGCGCCAAATGGCTGGCGGGAAACAACCGCTTGAATACGCGCCTGTATTTTAACCGTGCAGCAAAAACAACGGTACTTCCGATGGCCGCCCAACATGGGACACCCGGGGCGCGCAATTCCACATATGTTTCAAATCTGGGGCCGACTTTCGGTTCTTTCAGTCATAGTCCGGTGGTGCCGCAACCCGGGGAGGCGGTGACCATCTCGGCGACCGCCAGTGATCCACAGGGAATCAGCCAGATGAAACTCTGGTGGGCTACCAATGGCGGGGCGTGGCAAAGTTCGGTGATGTCACCCGCAACGGGCAGCACGGAGTGGGGGTATACGAATTATGCGGCCACCCTGAGCGGCATGACCACCGGTACCCTGGTACAATTCTATATTCAGGCCACCGATGCGCTTGGCGCAACGGCCACCTTCCCAGCGGAAGGAACCAATTCCCGTGCACTGTTCCGTGTGGATGAGGGGAAGTCTCTGATGTCGCAACTGCACCGGTTCCGATTGTTGATGCTGCCAGCGGAGGCCGATCTGTTGCATGCCCATACCAACGTGATGAGCAATGACCGGGTGAAGTTGACTGTGGTCTATGACGAGCGGGAGGTGTTTTATAATGTGGGTTTGCATCTTCAGAGCAGCGAACGTGGACGGGATGTCACCACGCGGGTTGGCTATACCGTGCAGTTTCCTCTGGATCATCTTTTTCGTGGTGTTCATGACGGTTTTTCCATGGACCGATCTGGTGGTTATTCAGGGCTCGGTGGCAAGCATGATGAAATTATCCTTTGGCACGCGATCAATCATGCGGGGAATATTCCCGGCATGTACAACGACCTGGCTCAGGTGTTTGCGCCGCGCACCTCCGAGGATGGCACAGCCATGTTGCGTATGGCCAGCTATGGTCCGGAGTTTCTGGGCACGCAGTATAAGAATGGTGCGGACGGGGCGCTGTATAAAATGGAGCTGATCTACTATCCTTCCAATTCGGCCACCGGTGATCCGCAAGCGCCCAAACTGCCCCAACCGGATGGCGTGCTGGGCGTGGAAATCAAGGACTGGGGCGATGATGTGGAGAATTATCGGTGGGTATTTCTGCAGGATAACCATGCGGATGTGGATGACTACAGTCAGATAGTCGCGCTGAACAAGGCGTTCAGCCTGACCGGCACCGCGTTGGATACGCAGACGCGCCAACTTATGGACGTGGACCAGTGGATGCGCACCTTGGCGTACCTGGCATTGGTTGGAGCGGGTGACATCTTCTCTTATGGTAACAACCATAATTTCCTTATCTACTTTCGTCCGGAGGACGGCAAGGCGTTGGCGTTCCCCTTCGACATGGATTATGGCGAGGTAAAAGCCTATAACTACGCCTTTCCGGGTAACAGCTCCGCCAATACCTATAAAATCAACATGTTGCCCAACAATTACCGCTGCTATTACGAGCACCTATTGGATATTACGACCAGCACGATGAACAGTGCGTATTTGAGTTCCTGGGGGGGGCGCTATGCGGGGTTGCTGGGGCAAAACTGGACCAGCCTGGTCAATTACCTGGATCAACGTGCCACCTATGTGCGCAGTACCATGCCTTTGAACACGACGTTTGGCATCACCAATAACGCTGGCCTTAATTTTTCCACCACCAATAACTATGCGCTCCTTTCGGGCAATGCGTCGCTCACGGTAAAATTCATCGAGATAAACGGCATCCGCTATCCGCTTTCCTGGACCAACCTGACCAACTGGAGCATTTTGGTTCCCTTGGTGGAGGTCACCAACCGCCTCACCGCGCAAGGGGTGGATGCGTACGGCAACCGGCTGACCAACGCCACGGCCTCGATTACGGTTACCAACCTCGGTCTGCTCGCTCCCCGCCCGGTGGTCATTAACGAATGGATGGCTGATAACGGCGGACCAGGCGGTTACCCGGATCCGTTGGATGGCGCGTTTCAGGATTGGTTTGAATTGTTCAATCCCAACTATCAGTCGGTGGACCTGTCCGGCTTCACGCTCACCGATACGCTCACGGAACCAGCCAAGTGGACCATACCCACCAACACGGTCATTGGCCCCCGCAGTTTTCTGGTGGTATGGGCCGATAATGACACCACCCAGAACGGGCAGGGGACCAACCGGGATTTGCACGCCAACTTTAAGCTGAATAATAGCGGTGAAGTGATCGCCATGTTTTCCACCAATGGCACGCTCCAGCATGTGGTCACCTTTGGCCAACAGTATCAAAACGTCAGCCAGGGGCTTTACCCGGACGGTAATACCAACACCTATTATTTCATGACGAATTGGTCGCCGAACGCCACGAATCGCCTGGGCGCGCCGCCGTCGCCCAATATTGCCACCACCATCACGTTGACCAATGGCGCTTTTTCCTTCGGCCTGCCGGCCATATTGGGGCGCGCTTACCGGGTGGAATACCGGAATAATCTGGGCACCAACGTCTGGATTCCCTATGCCACCAACCGTTCCTATGGCGGGGATGTCTCCGTCACCGATGCCATTGGCGGTCGCAAGGAGCGCTACTACCGCGTGGTGATCCTCCCGTGA
- a CDS encoding glycoside hydrolase family 16 protein — MKKLCLLAALCGLTTTLLAAGPEWKLVWAEEFNQPGLPDPSRWDYETGFVRNGELQYYTRARKENVRIENGHLILEAIKEKYPNPAYKADGRKEDSKRSREFAEYTSGSITTKGKVTWQYGRIEAMAKIPKGRGMWPAIWMLGDKSDGKGWPACGEIDIMEYVGHEPAVAHGTVHTEKFNHIKKTQKGSTVKVPGLEDAFHLYAIEWTPKEISFFVDDKKYYTFANDGTGDAAWPFDKPFYIILNVAVGGAWGGAKGVDATIFPQRMEVDYVRVYQQK; from the coding sequence ATGAAAAAACTATGTCTATTGGCTGCTTTGTGCGGGTTGACCACCACGCTGCTGGCGGCTGGTCCGGAATGGAAACTGGTTTGGGCTGAAGAGTTCAATCAGCCCGGATTGCCTGACCCCAGCCGTTGGGATTATGAGACCGGGTTTGTGCGCAATGGGGAACTCCAGTATTACACCCGCGCCCGCAAGGAGAACGTGCGCATTGAAAACGGCCACCTGATCCTGGAGGCGATCAAGGAAAAATATCCCAACCCCGCGTACAAGGCGGACGGCAGGAAAGAGGATTCCAAACGGTCGCGCGAATTTGCGGAATATACCAGCGGCAGCATCACCACCAAAGGCAAGGTGACCTGGCAATACGGACGCATTGAAGCAATGGCGAAAATCCCGAAAGGGCGCGGCATGTGGCCCGCCATCTGGATGCTGGGCGATAAATCTGACGGCAAAGGCTGGCCCGCATGTGGCGAGATTGACATCATGGAATATGTCGGCCACGAACCTGCCGTCGCCCATGGCACGGTGCATACCGAGAAGTTTAACCACATCAAGAAAACCCAGAAAGGCTCCACCGTGAAAGTGCCGGGGTTGGAAGACGCCTTCCACCTGTACGCCATCGAGTGGACGCCCAAGGAAATCAGCTTCTTCGTGGACGACAAAAAGTATTATACGTTTGCGAATGATGGCACCGGCGACGCGGCGTGGCCGTTTGATAAACCGTTCTACATCATTCTGAACGTGGCGGTGGGTGGGGCGTGGGGCGGGGCCAAGGGTGTGGACGCCACCATCTTCCCGCAGCGCATGGAAGTGGATTACGTGCGCGTGTACCAGCAAAAGTAA
- a CDS encoding glycosyl hydrolase family 28 protein: MSLQQRGLMAAAMVMLMAAGGGTAAEATVRICPAPAGEPLATNFMVMLGQQRAPMYIARVASGDPARRFKAMDDKTNSAAYYEHACFTYFDLQGPTEVTVTSADPIKTVKLLPTSYGINPSVSGNRIVFTLNCPGHVTLEVNDNWVNSLHLFANPPETNAPHQGDPNVIYYGPGIHEVDNVRVTSGQTVYVAGGAVVRGVPKPGGRSLFSLEGENITLRGRGIIDGTLCPTHSRHMVSVRGTNILLEGVILRDSSVWTVPIRRSEQVKVNNLKLLGYRANSDGIDICNSRNVEVIGCFIRTLDDLVVIKADKGQGPVRNIFVHDCVLWNEVAHALSVGAELREDVDQVRFANCDVIHDKGREWTLRVYHCDAARISNVTFENLRIEETKRLISVWIGKQVWSRDPERGHIDGVTFRDIRATGTQPRVELKGFDASHGVTDVKFERVSVNGQPLQAAEVKQNEFVQRVSVKP; this comes from the coding sequence TTGTCATTACAACAACGCGGGCTCATGGCGGCGGCCATGGTAATGCTGATGGCGGCGGGGGGTGGAACGGCGGCAGAGGCAACGGTGCGGATTTGCCCGGCGCCCGCTGGGGAACCGTTGGCGACCAATTTTATGGTGATGCTCGGCCAGCAGCGTGCGCCGATGTATATCGCCCGGGTGGCCTCCGGTGATCCCGCCCGGCGCTTCAAGGCCATGGATGATAAGACCAACTCCGCCGCCTATTATGAACACGCCTGCTTCACGTATTTCGACCTGCAAGGCCCAACCGAGGTGACCGTGACCAGCGCCGACCCCATCAAGACGGTGAAGCTGCTGCCCACCTCGTATGGCATCAACCCGAGCGTGTCTGGTAATCGCATTGTATTCACGCTGAACTGCCCGGGGCACGTGACATTGGAAGTGAACGATAACTGGGTCAATTCGCTCCATCTCTTCGCCAACCCGCCAGAGACGAACGCGCCGCACCAAGGCGATCCCAACGTCATCTATTACGGGCCGGGCATTCACGAGGTGGATAACGTGCGCGTCACCTCCGGTCAAACCGTGTACGTGGCGGGCGGCGCGGTGGTACGCGGGGTTCCCAAACCCGGCGGGCGATCCCTGTTCAGTTTGGAGGGCGAGAACATCACGCTGCGAGGCCGGGGCATCATTGACGGCACACTTTGCCCCACGCATTCGCGGCACATGGTTTCGGTGCGCGGCACGAACATTCTGCTGGAAGGGGTCATTTTGCGCGACTCGAGTGTCTGGACCGTGCCGATCCGACGATCCGAGCAGGTCAAGGTCAACAACCTCAAACTCCTGGGTTACCGCGCCAACTCGGATGGCATTGATATCTGTAACAGCCGTAACGTGGAGGTGATCGGCTGCTTCATTCGCACCCTTGACGACCTGGTGGTGATCAAAGCCGACAAGGGGCAAGGGCCGGTGCGGAATATTTTCGTGCATGATTGCGTGCTCTGGAACGAAGTCGCGCACGCGCTAAGCGTGGGGGCGGAATTGCGCGAGGACGTGGATCAGGTCCGCTTCGCCAACTGCGATGTCATCCACGACAAGGGCCGCGAATGGACCTTGCGCGTGTATCATTGCGATGCCGCGCGAATCAGCAATGTAACCTTTGAAAACCTGCGCATCGAAGAAACCAAAAGGCTCATTTCCGTCTGGATTGGCAAGCAGGTGTGGTCGCGAGACCCGGAGCGTGGGCATATTGACGGCGTGACGTTCCGCGATATCCGCGCCACCGGCACCCAACCCCGCGTGGAACTCAAAGGATTTGACGCGAGCCATGGGGTCACCGACGTTAAATTCGAGCGGGTGTCCGTGAATGGCCAGCCGCTGCAAGCGGCGGAAGTGAAACAAAACGAGTTTGTGCAACGGGTCAGCGTCAAGCCGTAG
- a CDS encoding DUF4032 domain-containing protein, with the protein MPGDTKDGVAASDLIKNSTLYREFLAEREEILKHKWIESEKAGHDIGFERALTDWIVKHRSKWRKSRQQHQQRPEE; encoded by the coding sequence ATGCCAGGAGATACCAAAGACGGTGTTGCTGCGAGCGATCTGATAAAGAATTCGACTCTCTATCGTGAATTTTTAGCGGAGCGGGAGGAAATCCTGAAACACAAGTGGATTGAATCGGAGAAGGCGGGACATGATATTGGATTCGAGCGAGCCTTGACTGATTGGATTGTTAAACATCGCTCCAAGTGGAGAAAAAGTCGTCAGCAGCACCAACAACGGCCTGAGGAATAA
- the pyrR gene encoding bifunctional pyr operon transcriptional regulator/uracil phosphoribosyltransferase PyrR, translated as MSEAIQLLNADALGRTLARMAHEIIERNPDHSGLVLIGIQRTGVFLAQRLSTALQGILGKSLPVGAVDISMHRDDLDVKAVPTVYPTHIPFDITGKTVVLVDDVLFSGRTIRAALDAMNDFGRPRRVQLAVLIDRGHRDLPIKADFVGKNVPTAATEHIEARLKEDGGDDSVVLLKD; from the coding sequence ATGAGCGAAGCCATCCAACTTCTAAATGCCGATGCATTGGGCCGCACCTTGGCACGCATGGCGCACGAAATCATCGAACGCAACCCTGACCATTCCGGCTTGGTGCTGATCGGCATTCAACGAACCGGCGTATTTCTGGCGCAACGCCTGTCCACCGCGCTACAAGGCATCCTTGGGAAATCGCTACCGGTTGGCGCGGTGGACATTTCCATGCATCGCGACGATCTGGACGTCAAGGCGGTGCCCACCGTGTATCCCACCCACATTCCGTTCGACATCACGGGCAAGACAGTGGTGCTGGTGGATGATGTGCTCTTTAGCGGACGCACCATCCGCGCTGCTCTGGATGCTATGAACGATTTTGGCCGTCCCCGGCGCGTTCAACTGGCGGTGCTAATTGATCGCGGACACCGGGATTTGCCCATTAAGGCGGACTTTGTTGGGAAAAATGTTCCCACCGCCGCCACCGAGCACATTGAAGCACGCCTCAAAGAGGACGGTGGCGACGATAGCGTCGTGTTACTGAAAGATTAA
- a CDS encoding aspartate carbamoyltransferase catalytic subunit, translating into MSWNRKHLLDIETLSADEIITVLDTARAFKAVGARAIKKVPALRGKTVINLFVEPSTRTRSSFELAAQRLSADVVNFSAEASSLKKGETLKDTVRNLEALNADIFIIRHSAAGAPHFIARFLKASVVNAGDGAHEHPTQALLDVFTIRERKGGVAGLNVTILGDILYSRVARSNIWALTKLGAKVTLCGPSTLVPKVFEQMGCKVTYDMEEAIVSADVINLLRIQHERQRKSMFPSLGEYTSLFGLNKSRFARTKPDVMIMHPGPINRGVEIDSEIADCERSVILEQVNNGLAVRMAALFLVNGGKGPQEIGG; encoded by the coding sequence ATGAGTTGGAATCGCAAACACCTGCTCGATATTGAAACTCTTTCGGCTGACGAAATCATTACCGTGCTAGACACCGCCCGGGCGTTCAAGGCGGTGGGGGCGCGGGCAATCAAGAAAGTCCCGGCGCTCCGGGGCAAGACGGTGATCAACCTTTTTGTAGAACCATCCACCCGCACCCGTAGCAGTTTTGAATTGGCGGCTCAGCGGCTCAGCGCGGATGTGGTGAATTTTTCCGCCGAGGCATCCTCCCTGAAAAAGGGTGAAACGTTAAAAGACACCGTCCGCAACCTGGAAGCCTTGAACGCCGATATTTTCATTATCCGGCATAGTGCCGCCGGTGCGCCTCACTTTATCGCACGCTTCCTCAAGGCCAGTGTCGTCAACGCCGGAGACGGCGCGCACGAGCATCCCACGCAGGCGCTGCTGGATGTTTTTACCATCCGTGAACGGAAAGGGGGCGTGGCCGGATTGAACGTGACCATTCTGGGCGACATCCTATACAGCCGGGTGGCGCGCTCCAACATTTGGGCACTGACCAAACTTGGCGCCAAGGTGACCCTGTGCGGACCCAGCACGCTGGTTCCAAAAGTGTTTGAGCAAATGGGATGCAAGGTCACCTATGATATGGAAGAAGCGATCGTTTCCGCCGATGTCATCAACCTGCTGCGGATTCAGCATGAACGGCAGCGCAAGAGCATGTTCCCCAGTTTGGGTGAATACACCAGTCTGTTTGGCCTCAACAAGAGCCGCTTTGCCCGCACCAAGCCGGATGTCATGATCATGCATCCCGGCCCCATCAACCGTGGCGTGGAGATTGACAGCGAAATTGCGGATTGCGAACGCTCGGTCATCCTGGAACAGGTCAACAACGGTCTGGCGGTGCGTATGGCAGCACTGTTCCTGGTCAATGGCGGCAAAGGTCCGCAAGAAATCGGCGGCTAA
- the crcB gene encoding fluoride efflux transporter CrcB: MQYFLVAAGSAVGGLARFWISGAIANRVGQTFPWGTILVNISGSFLIGFLAALISTEGRLGPKHHQFINQFLMIGVCGGYTTFSSFSLQTLTLVQGGEWLQAGANVGVSVVACLIGVWLGHVAGQLVNR; encoded by the coding sequence ATGCAATACTTTTTGGTAGCCGCAGGCAGCGCAGTGGGCGGACTGGCGCGCTTTTGGATATCCGGCGCCATTGCCAATCGCGTGGGACAGACGTTTCCCTGGGGCACCATCCTCGTCAACATCAGCGGATCGTTTTTGATTGGATTCCTGGCCGCGTTGATCAGCACGGAAGGACGCTTGGGCCCCAAGCATCACCAGTTCATTAATCAATTCCTGATGATCGGTGTTTGCGGCGGGTACACCACGTTTTCGTCGTTCAGCCTGCAAACCTTAACCTTGGTGCAGGGCGGAGAATGGTTGCAGGCTGGCGCAAACGTGGGTGTATCCGTAGTCGCCTGCCTGATTGGCGTGTGGCTAGGGCATGTGGCGGGACAACTCGTAAACCGATAG